In Lysobacter luteus, a single window of DNA contains:
- a CDS encoding efflux RND transporter permease subunit — protein sequence MVLSDISIRRPVFATVINLVVLLLGIIAYDRLAVRQIPNVDTPVVTVNTSYPGASAQVIESQVTQPIEDALSGVEGIEYMQSVSREQSSQVTIRFRLDRDPDGAASDVRDRVAQARQRLPDEVDEPIVQKQEADAEPIIFLAFSSDQHSQVEIADYAERLVKDRIQQIPGVAQAQVFASTYAMRVWIQPQRLAGFGLTPGDVEQALRSQNVEIPAGRVEGTDREFTVLPQTDLQTPEEFGNVILGESNGYLVRLKDVARIELGAQQERFRARYNGVNAVPLGITKQAVANPLEISEALEVLIPQIQRTLPEGLQLDIAFDSTIFIEKSIEEVYKTVIEAVLLVVVVIFLFLRSWRATLIPLVTIPVSLIGAFALMLAFGFTINTLTLLAMVLAIGLVVDDAIVMLENIYRHIEEGMPPFQAALKGSKEIGFAIVAMTLTLAAVYVPLAFSTGRTGKLFVEFAMTLAGAVLVSGFTALTLSPMMSSKLLRHEKKHGRFYEAGERVLRRLDDGYRAVLTRALKLRWAVVGVGLVVFALAGVLFMTLPRELAPQEDQGVIIGFGQAPEGSTVGYTDRYARMMEQGFASAPGVVSYFQLVGFPSVTNTIGFVMLEDWDQRDAAVQEVQGALFPQFMGIPGIMAFPTLPPPLGQEGFGQPVNFVVQSTGTWEELGVIVQKMMARMAENPNLTNPDSDLKLNKPQLSITVNREKVAAVGSDVATVGRTLESLLGGRNVTRFKRGSEQYDVIVQVEDADRRTPGDLSNIYVRGGDGQMVQLSNLVDVRETVAAKELNHFNKLRAATISAGLAPGYPMGEALDWMEAALAEVAPEATYDLSGQSREFRESSSDFAMIFGLAVVFIFLVLAAQFESWVDPMVILLAVPLAAFGAFLALTLSGGSWNIYSQIGLVTLVGLIAKHGILIVEFSNQLQEQGRTKFDAVVEAAALRLRPILMTTGAMVLGSLPLAIASGAGAEARNQIGWVVVGGMGIGTFFTLFVVPVMYLLIGRDHQKVAARQARREAEPAPADPAG from the coding sequence ATGGTCCTCTCCGACATCTCCATCCGCCGCCCGGTCTTCGCCACCGTCATCAACCTGGTGGTGCTGCTGCTGGGCATCATCGCCTACGACCGCCTGGCCGTCCGGCAGATCCCCAACGTCGACACGCCGGTGGTGACGGTCAACACCAGCTACCCCGGCGCGAGCGCGCAGGTGATCGAGTCGCAGGTGACCCAGCCGATCGAGGACGCGCTGTCCGGGGTCGAGGGCATCGAGTACATGCAGTCGGTCAGCCGCGAGCAGTCCAGCCAGGTGACCATCCGGTTCCGGCTCGACCGCGACCCCGACGGTGCCGCCAGCGACGTCCGCGACCGTGTTGCGCAGGCTCGCCAGCGGCTGCCGGACGAGGTCGATGAGCCGATCGTGCAGAAGCAGGAGGCCGACGCCGAGCCGATCATCTTCCTGGCGTTCTCCTCCGACCAGCACTCGCAGGTCGAGATCGCCGACTACGCCGAACGCCTCGTCAAGGACCGCATCCAGCAGATCCCCGGCGTCGCCCAGGCCCAGGTGTTCGCCAGCACCTATGCGATGCGCGTGTGGATCCAGCCGCAGCGGCTGGCGGGCTTCGGCCTGACGCCGGGCGATGTCGAGCAGGCGCTGCGCAGCCAGAACGTGGAGATCCCGGCCGGCCGCGTGGAAGGGACCGACCGCGAGTTCACCGTGCTGCCGCAGACCGACCTGCAGACCCCGGAGGAGTTCGGCAACGTCATCCTCGGCGAGTCCAACGGCTACCTGGTGCGGCTCAAGGATGTCGCCAGGATCGAGCTGGGCGCCCAGCAGGAGCGGTTCCGGGCGCGCTACAACGGCGTCAACGCGGTGCCGCTGGGCATCACCAAGCAGGCCGTGGCCAATCCGCTGGAGATCTCCGAAGCGCTGGAGGTGCTGATCCCGCAGATCCAGCGCACGCTGCCCGAGGGCCTGCAGCTGGACATCGCGTTCGACTCGACCATCTTCATCGAGAAGTCGATCGAGGAGGTCTACAAGACCGTGATCGAGGCGGTGCTGCTGGTCGTCGTGGTGATCTTCCTGTTCCTTCGCAGCTGGCGCGCCACGCTGATCCCGCTGGTGACGATCCCGGTCTCGCTGATCGGCGCGTTCGCGCTGATGCTGGCGTTCGGCTTCACCATCAACACGCTGACGCTGCTGGCGATGGTGCTTGCGATCGGCCTGGTGGTCGACGACGCGATCGTGATGCTGGAGAACATCTACCGGCACATCGAGGAAGGCATGCCGCCGTTCCAGGCGGCGCTCAAGGGCAGCAAGGAGATCGGGTTCGCCATCGTGGCCATGACCCTGACGCTGGCGGCCGTGTACGTGCCGCTGGCGTTCTCGACCGGTCGCACCGGCAAGCTGTTCGTCGAGTTCGCGATGACCCTGGCCGGCGCCGTGCTGGTCTCGGGTTTCACCGCGTTGACGCTGTCGCCGATGATGTCGTCCAAGCTGCTGCGCCACGAGAAGAAGCATGGGCGCTTCTACGAGGCCGGCGAGCGCGTGTTGCGGCGGCTCGACGACGGTTACCGCGCCGTGCTGACACGGGCGCTCAAGCTGCGCTGGGCGGTGGTGGGCGTCGGGCTGGTGGTGTTCGCACTGGCCGGCGTGCTGTTCATGACACTGCCGCGCGAGCTGGCACCCCAGGAGGACCAGGGCGTCATCATCGGCTTCGGCCAGGCGCCGGAGGGTTCGACCGTCGGCTACACCGACCGCTACGCGCGGATGATGGAGCAGGGCTTCGCGAGCGCGCCCGGCGTGGTGAGTTACTTCCAGCTGGTCGGCTTCCCGTCGGTGACCAACACCATCGGGTTCGTGATGCTCGAAGACTGGGACCAGCGCGACGCCGCGGTGCAGGAGGTGCAGGGCGCGCTGTTCCCGCAGTTCATGGGCATCCCGGGGATCATGGCGTTCCCGACGCTGCCGCCGCCGCTGGGCCAGGAAGGCTTCGGCCAGCCGGTCAACTTCGTGGTGCAGAGCACGGGCACCTGGGAGGAGCTTGGCGTCATCGTGCAGAAGATGATGGCCAGGATGGCCGAGAACCCGAACCTCACCAACCCCGACAGCGACCTCAAACTCAACAAGCCGCAACTGAGCATCACCGTCAACCGCGAGAAGGTGGCGGCGGTGGGCAGCGACGTGGCGACGGTCGGGCGCACGCTCGAGTCGTTGCTGGGCGGGCGCAACGTGACCCGCTTCAAGCGTGGGAGCGAGCAGTACGACGTGATCGTGCAGGTCGAGGACGCCGACCGCCGTACCCCGGGCGACCTGTCCAACATCTACGTACGCGGCGGCGACGGCCAGATGGTGCAACTGTCGAACCTGGTCGACGTGCGCGAGACGGTCGCGGCCAAGGAGCTCAACCACTTCAACAAGCTGCGCGCGGCGACCATCAGTGCCGGTCTCGCGCCGGGCTACCCGATGGGCGAGGCGCTCGACTGGATGGAGGCGGCGCTGGCGGAAGTCGCGCCGGAGGCCACCTACGACCTGTCCGGGCAAAGCCGCGAGTTCCGCGAGTCGTCCAGCGACTTCGCGATGATCTTCGGGCTCGCGGTGGTATTCATCTTCCTGGTGCTGGCCGCCCAGTTCGAAAGCTGGGTCGACCCCATGGTGATCCTGCTGGCGGTGCCACTGGCGGCGTTCGGCGCGTTCCTCGCGCTCACGCTGAGTGGCGGCAGCTGGAACATCTACTCGCAGATCGGACTGGTGACACTGGTGGGCCTGATCGCCAAGCACGGCATCCTGATCGTGGAGTTCTCCAACCAGTTGCAGGAGCAGGGCCGGACGAAGTTCGACGCGGTGGTCGAGGCGGCGGCGCTGCGGTTGCGCCCGATCCTGATGACCACCGGCGCGATGGTGCTCGGCTCGCTGCCCCTGGCGATCGCCAGTGGTGCCGGTGCCGAGGCACGCAACCAGATCGGCTGGGTGGTTGTCGGCGGCATGGGCATCGGCACCTTCTTCACCCTGTTCGTGGTGCCGGTCATGTACCTGCTAATCGGTCGCGACCACCAGAAGGTTGCCGCCCGCCAGGCGCGGCGCGAAGCCGAACCCGCGCCGGCCGACCCCGCGGGCTGA
- a CDS encoding phasin family protein, with protein MYQQFNEQFAAATRQFAETAAQVNRLALDNAGAVFGLQLAAIEDRANATFAFLGEATQVRDAEGLKDLWPKAAQVARENIERGVATGQEVIGRTVSTNEQIASIAKAQLESTARTTQANVEQAARNATQKAEAYVDSATKGSKPAK; from the coding sequence ATGTACCAGCAGTTCAACGAACAGTTCGCCGCCGCGACGCGCCAGTTCGCCGAGACCGCGGCACAGGTCAACCGCCTCGCCCTCGACAACGCCGGGGCCGTGTTCGGCCTGCAGCTGGCGGCCATCGAGGACCGCGCCAACGCCACGTTTGCCTTCCTCGGCGAAGCCACCCAGGTCCGTGACGCCGAAGGCCTGAAGGACCTGTGGCCGAAGGCCGCGCAGGTCGCCCGCGAGAACATCGAGCGCGGCGTCGCCACCGGCCAGGAAGTGATTGGCCGCACGGTCAGCACCAACGAGCAGATCGCCAGCATCGCCAAGGCGCAGCTGGAGTCGACGGCCCGCACCACGCAGGCCAACGTCGAGCAGGCCGCCCGCAACGCGACGCAGAAGGCCGAAGCCTACGTCGACAGCGCGACCAAGGGCAGCAAGCCGGCGAAGTAA
- the queD gene encoding 6-carboxytetrahydropterin synthase QueD, whose protein sequence is MDIFKIFTLEAAHRLPNVPEGHKCARLHGHSFRVEIHLSGAIGADSGWVMDFADVKQAFQPLYERLDHHYLNDVEGLENPTSERLAVWIWERLKPALPLLSEVVVHETCTSGCRYRGQ, encoded by the coding sequence ATGGACATCTTCAAGATCTTCACCCTCGAAGCCGCGCACCGCCTGCCCAACGTCCCCGAGGGGCACAAGTGCGCGCGGCTGCACGGCCACTCGTTCCGGGTGGAGATCCACCTCAGCGGCGCGATCGGCGCCGACAGCGGCTGGGTGATGGACTTCGCCGACGTCAAGCAGGCGTTCCAGCCGCTGTACGAGCGCCTTGACCACCATTACCTCAACGACGTCGAGGGGCTGGAGAACCCGACCAGCGAGCGGCTTGCGGTGTGGATCTGGGAGCGGCTCAAGCCGGCCCTGCCGCTATTGAGCGAGGTGGTGGTGCATGAGACCTGCACCTCGGGGTGCCGCTACCGGGGTCAATGA
- the fnr gene encoding fumarate/nitrate reduction transcriptional regulator Fnr produces the protein METNVVDLAQLRRGCAQCSLQQLCLPAGIGQQDLQQLDDIVRRRRPVATGERLFRPGDALTSVYVARDGAFKTVSTSEDGGEQVVGFHLPGELIGLDALGHGRHRCEAVALTTANVCEVPFEQLATVAAQVPSLQQQLLRVIGQSVGRDQDHLGMLVRRQANERIALFLHGLGERLRNIGESGSRYRLPMSREDIARYLGLALETVSRGFTRLQEDGVVAVTGRRIEILQPDELARLAHGGEPAPPVQRRARS, from the coding sequence ATGGAAACCAACGTGGTCGACCTGGCCCAGCTGCGTCGCGGTTGCGCGCAGTGCTCCCTCCAGCAGCTGTGCCTGCCCGCGGGTATCGGGCAGCAGGATCTGCAGCAACTCGACGATATCGTCAGGCGTCGCCGCCCGGTGGCCACGGGGGAGCGCCTGTTCCGCCCGGGCGATGCACTGACGTCGGTCTACGTGGCCCGCGACGGCGCATTCAAGACCGTCAGCACGAGCGAGGACGGCGGCGAGCAGGTGGTCGGCTTCCACCTGCCAGGCGAGTTGATCGGTCTGGATGCGCTGGGCCACGGCCGCCACCGTTGCGAGGCGGTGGCGCTGACCACGGCGAATGTCTGCGAGGTCCCGTTCGAACAGCTGGCCACCGTCGCGGCCCAGGTCCCCAGCCTGCAGCAGCAACTGCTGCGCGTGATCGGCCAGAGCGTGGGTCGCGACCAGGACCACCTGGGGATGCTGGTGCGGCGGCAGGCCAATGAGCGCATCGCGTTGTTCCTGCACGGCCTCGGCGAGCGATTGCGCAATATCGGTGAGTCGGGCAGCCGCTACCGGTTGCCGATGAGCCGCGAGGACATCGCGCGCTACCTCGGCCTTGCGCTGGAGACGGTGAGCCGCGGTTTCACCCGGCTGCAGGAGGACGGCGTGGTCGCCGTCACCGGGCGGCGGATCGAGATCCTGCAGCCCGACGAACTCGCGCGCCTTGCGCATGGCGGCGAACCGGCCCCGCCTGTCCAGCGCCGCGCGCGGTCCTGA
- a CDS encoding sulfite exporter TauE/SafE family protein — MPVDWLTLGAALLSGVLGGAHCAAMCGGIATGFSAAGGRTSWIAALEPNAGRVLGYTLAGAIAGGLGHGIVDLARLDWLAIGVRAAVGVVLVIVALRLLDTRGRLGFLPRPGAGLWRWLRPLQRRLLPADTPAKRIGLGMLWGWMPCGLSTTLLAAAWLQADARNGALTMAAFGLGTLPLMLPLTWSGARLGQRLQRRGWRHAAAVLVLLAGVLTIASPWLMQVPAVHGWLAALGCLPRTV; from the coding sequence GTGCCGGTCGATTGGCTGACCCTGGGGGCCGCGCTGCTCAGCGGCGTGCTGGGTGGCGCGCACTGCGCGGCGATGTGTGGCGGCATCGCCACCGGCTTTTCCGCCGCGGGCGGCCGCACCAGCTGGATCGCCGCGCTCGAGCCCAATGCCGGGCGCGTGCTGGGCTACACGCTGGCGGGCGCGATCGCCGGCGGGCTCGGCCATGGCATCGTCGACCTGGCCAGGCTCGACTGGCTCGCGATCGGCGTGCGCGCCGCCGTCGGCGTGGTCCTGGTCATCGTGGCCCTGCGGCTGCTCGATACGCGCGGCCGACTCGGCTTCCTGCCGCGACCGGGCGCCGGCCTGTGGCGCTGGCTGCGACCATTGCAGCGCCGGCTGTTGCCGGCTGACACGCCGGCCAAGCGAATCGGGCTGGGCATGCTGTGGGGCTGGATGCCGTGCGGGCTGAGCACGACCCTGCTTGCGGCGGCCTGGCTGCAGGCCGACGCGCGCAACGGTGCACTGACGATGGCGGCGTTCGGGCTCGGCACCCTGCCGCTGATGCTGCCGTTGACGTGGTCGGGCGCGCGCCTGGGCCAGCGCCTGCAACGCCGCGGCTGGCGCCACGCGGCGGCCGTGCTGGTCCTGCTGGCGGGCGTACTGACCATCGCCTCGCCGTGGCTGATGCAGGTACCGGCCGTGCACGGCTGGCTGGCCGCACTGGGCTGCCTGCCGCGGACGGTCTAG
- the ccoS gene encoding cbb3-type cytochrome oxidase assembly protein CcoS: MNILLVMIPLSLLLLAAAVWAFVWAVRRGQFEDLDTPAIDILREDPQERSQRLDRAARAGGDTREGEVDGDAPGHDSAGGRD; the protein is encoded by the coding sequence ATGAACATCCTGCTGGTGATGATCCCGCTGAGCCTGCTGCTGCTTGCCGCAGCGGTGTGGGCCTTCGTGTGGGCCGTGCGACGCGGGCAGTTCGAGGACCTGGACACCCCGGCGATCGACATCCTGCGCGAGGACCCGCAAGAGCGCTCGCAGCGGCTGGACCGCGCCGCGCGCGCCGGTGGGGACACGCGCGAGGGCGAGGTTGATGGCGACGCCCCCGGCCACGACAGTGCCGGCGGCAGGGACTGA